Proteins encoded together in one Musa acuminata AAA Group cultivar baxijiao chromosome BXJ3-6, Cavendish_Baxijiao_AAA, whole genome shotgun sequence window:
- the LOC103989022 gene encoding truncated FRIGIDA-like protein 1: MTTAEIEAAMASIPSKKEELRKAFEALQAFSSCLASFTLKWKDLEDHLASIESLIGDRLRELDSKSHSSVKAEANPETAPEVVPRLQLSSLCVNMDGVGLRSYIIVNRNDIAEIRKELGAAIRSAPDPAKLVLDAMDGFHRPRAEGEKDGDVQVIKRTCLSLLEQVQILAPEIKSSVKDQAKKVAVEWKGQILDDSDKGTDAFAFLQLLATYRLTSEFNTDEILDLFVLISRRKQALELCKRLGLVQNMSDLIQKLNSKSRQLEAIKFVHALDLFDKYPPVPLLEAYLRESRKAAQGARKRGNNSSQLQNEAISKELAAAKAVIKTVEECKLESEFSCEDLQKRITRLEQQKADKKRTATAATATNSRTSKQQQPSNKRPRSSTTLSYPVRSHPLPSCAQNQSHLGLTEQQSSYAGLGRSYGLTTTAALYDVALPSIPGTIELSGKPSPRSYLYPSEFHASSSLYNRPASYGGYPMSGLGTSYGSSFYPLGYQK, translated from the exons ATGACGACAGCAGAGATCGAGGCGGCCATggcgtcgatcccctcgaagaaggAGGAGCTCCGGAAGGCCTTCGAGGCCCTCCAGGCATTCTCGTCCTGCCTGGCATCGTTCACTCTCAAGTGGAAGGACCTAGAGGATCATCTCGCCTCGATTGAAAGCCTCATTGGTGACCGCCTCCGCGAACTCGACTCCAAGTCCCACTCCTCTGTGAAGGCGGAGGCCAACCCGGAGACTGCGCCGGAGGTCGTACCGCGGCTTCAGCTCAGCTCTCTCTGCGTCAACATGGATGGCGTGGGACTGAGATCGTACATCATTGTGAACCGGAACGATATCGCCGAGATACGGAAAGAGCTCGGTGCTGCCATTCGGTCCGCACCAGACCCAGCTAAATTGGTCCTTGATGCCATGGACGGGTTTCACCGCCCAAGAGCCGAAGGAGAGAAGGATGGGGATGTGCAGGTGATTAAGAGGACTTGTCTGAGTCTTTTGGAGCAGGTCCAGATCTTGGCACCTGAAATAAAGTCTTCTGTGAAGGATCAGGCCAAGAAAGTAGCGGTGGAGTGGAAAGGTCAGATTTTGGATGACAGTGATAAAGGGACGGATGCTTTTGCTTTCTTGCAGCTCTTGGCAACTTATAGGTTGACTTCGGAGTTCAATACGGATGAAATCCTGGATCTTTTTGTTTTGATTTCACGGAGGAAGCAGGCTCTTGAACTTTGCAAGAGACTCGGTCTTGTCCAAAATATGTCCG ATCTAATTCAGAAACTGAACAGCAAGAGCAGACAACTTGAGGCTATCAAATTTGTCCATGCTCTTGACTTATTTGACAAGTACCCTCCAGTACCTCTCTTGGAAGCCTACCTAAGAGAATCCAGAAAGGCTGCTCAAGGAGCACGAAAGAGAGGAAATAATTCTAGTCAGTTACAG AATGAGGCCATTTCCAAAGAGCTTGCTGCTGCGAAAGCGGTGATTAAAACTGTTGAGGAATGCAAGCTTGAATCTGAGTTTTCGTGTGAGGATCTTCAGAAGCGTATTACTCGGTTGGAGCAACAAAAGGCAGACAAGAAACGAACTGCGACAGCTGCTACTGCCACGAATTCAAGAACTTCGAAGCAGCAGCAGCCTTCCAATAAACGGCCTCGATCATCTACAACTTTATCATATCCTGTTCGTTCTCACCCTCTTCCTTCATGTGCTCAAAATCAGTCCCATTTGGGTTTGACTGAGCAGCAATCGTCATATGCGGGTTTGGGTCGGTCCTATGGCCTTACTACAACTGCAGCTCTGTATGATGTTGCACTCCCTAGTATTCCTGGAACCATCGAACTGAGTGGAAAACCTTCACCAAGGTCTTATCTTTATCCATCAGAGTTCCATGCTAGCTCCAGTTTGTACAACAGGCCAGCATCGTACGGTGGCTACCCCATGTCTGGTTTGGGAACAAGTTATGGCTCATCTTTTTACCCACTAGGATATCAAAAGTGA
- the LOC103989771 gene encoding polyamine oxidase 1-like has translation MGAIDVIVALLLISNVIVGGFAVAGPKVIIVGAGMSGISAAKTLSDAGVKDILILEATDRIGGRMRKASFIGLNVEVGANWVQGVNGLEMNPIWEMANKLHMRKFISDFRNISSNTYKENGGLYPRSKVDKVIEEADKVKSFGEKLSKSLPPSGHEDISILASQRLKDQVPSTALEMLMDYFNCDYEFAEPPRVTSLQNTIPLPTFANFGKEAYFVADQRGFESLVYDLAGQFLRTTKNSSIVDPRLLLGKVVRDIRHSTSGVTVTIEDGSFYNADYVIVSVSIGVLQSKLIKFKPDLPQWKNLAICQFGMSVYTKIFLKFPHKFWPDGEGTEHFLYASERRGYYPVWQHFEKQYPGANVLLVTVTDEESRRIEQQADSRTKAEAMEVLRNMFGKHIPEATDILVPKWWSDRFFKGSFSNWPLGVNRYEYDQIRAPIGRVYFTGEHTSQHYNGYVHGAYLAGIDCANMMIKCVKYKTCEYKIKPKDSLQQNIFLYLLLTCMPLLFVTVVTYSPKVKNLGNKSHREKI, from the exons ATGGGAGCCATTGATGTTATCGTAGCTCTATTGCTCATTTCCAATGtcatcgtcggaggttttgcggtcgCTGGCCCAAAAGTCATCATCGTCGGAGCCGGCATGTCTG GGATCTCTGCTGCGAAGACGCTATCAGATGCCGGCGTAAAGGACATATTGATCCTCGAGGCCACGGACCGCATCGGTGGCCGTATGCGCAAGGCTAGCTTCATAGGGTTGAACGTGGAGGTGGGAGCCAATTGGGTACAAGGAGTGAATGGCCTCGAGATGAACCCCATTTGGGAAATGGCCAATAAGCTCCACATGAGAAAATTCATCTCAGACTTTCGCAACATCTCCTCCAACACCTACAAAGAGAA TGGTGGGCTTTACCCAAGGTCCAAAGTCGACAAGGTTATCGAGGAGGCAGACAAGGTCAAGAGCTTTGGGGAGAAGCTCTCCAAATCCTTACCTCCCAGCGGTCATGAGGACATCTCCATTTTGGCATCTCAACGCTTGAAGGACCA GGTTCCCTCTACCGCGTTGGAAATGCTGATGGACTACTTCAACTGCGATTACGAGTTCGCGGAGCCACCACGGGTGACGAGTCTACAAAATACTATTCCTTTGCCCACCTTTGCCAACTTCGGTAAGGAAGCCTACTTTGTGGCAGACCAACGAGGGTTTGAGAGTTTGGTGTATGACTTGGCTGGCCAGTTCCTAAGGACGACCAAGAACAGCTCAATTGTCGATCCTCGTCTCCTCCTAGGAAAG GTAGTGAGAGATATAAGACACTCTACGAGTGGTGTAACTGTTACCATCGAGGATGGATCATTTTATAATGCAGATTATGTAATCGTTTCAGTCAGTATTGGTGTTCTTCAGAGCAAGCTCATCAAGTTTAAGCCAGACTTGCCC CAATGGAAGAACCTCGCGATATGCCAGTTCGGTATGTCTGTGTACACCAAGATCTTTCTCAAGTTCCCTCATAAGTTTTGGCCCGATGGAGAAGGGACGGAACACTTTCTGTATGCCAGTGAAAGGAGAGGATACTATCCAGTGTGGCAG CATTTCGAGAAGCAATACCCAGGAGCCAATGTTCTATTGGTCACAGTAACAGATGAGGAATCAAGGAGGATAGAGCAGCAGGCAGACTCCCGAACAAAGGCAGAAGCCATGGAGGTCTTAAGGAACATGTTCGGCAAACACATTCCTGAGGCCACAGATATCCTCGTTCCCAAGTGGTGGTCTGATAGGTTCTTCAAGGGATCCTTCTCCAACTGGCCACTTGGTGTCAACCGATACGAGTATGATCAGATCAGg GCACCAATTGGAAGGGTTTATTTCACTGGCGAGCACACAAGCCAGCATTATAATGGTTACGTCCATGGTGCATATCTTGCAG GGATTGATTGTGCCAATATGATGATCAAGTGTGTCAAGTACAAGACCTGCGAGTACAAAATCAAGCCCAAGGATTCACTACAACAAAACATATTCCTATATTTGCTCCTCACCTGTATGCCCCTGTTGTTTGTAACTGTAGTAACATATAGTCCTAAGGTTAAAAACCTTGGAAATAAGTCACATCGTGAAAAGATATAA